A window of Streptomyces caniferus contains these coding sequences:
- a CDS encoding MarR family winged helix-turn-helix transcriptional regulator, with protein MSRFTGRPHSHERASAAALAASELLEVLWGRGQEAARSAEVSLSQLRALLVIERREGTNLRTLAEALGSRPPAVSRLCDRLEAMGLAERGPSATSRREVELRLSLRGRVLLEQYRAARSREVTATLERMEPADVARLAAGLEAFHAASARLAADQDGAASRGGDVADSA; from the coding sequence GTGTCCCGTTTCACCGGTCGGCCCCATTCCCACGAGCGCGCGAGCGCGGCGGCCCTCGCGGCTTCCGAGTTGCTCGAGGTGCTGTGGGGACGCGGGCAGGAAGCGGCACGCTCCGCGGAGGTCTCGCTCTCCCAGCTCCGCGCCCTCCTGGTGATCGAGCGGCGCGAGGGCACGAATCTGCGCACCCTCGCCGAGGCACTGGGCTCGCGGCCGCCGGCGGTCAGCAGGCTCTGCGACCGCCTGGAGGCCATGGGCCTGGCGGAACGCGGCCCCAGCGCGACGAGCCGGCGGGAGGTCGAACTCCGGCTGAGCCTGCGCGGCCGGGTGCTGCTGGAGCAGTACCGCGCGGCACGCAGCCGCGAGGTCACCGCCACCCTCGAACGCATGGAACCCGCCGATGTCGCCCGGCTCGCGGCCGGCCTCGAGGCGTTCCACGCGGCGTCCGCCCGGCTCGCGGCGGACCAGGACGGCGCGGCCTCCCGGGGCGGCGACGTCGCGGACAGCGCCTAG
- a CDS encoding AzlD domain-containing protein translates to MTVWIAIAVTAVGCYLVKYLGLSAPAGVLERPLVKRLAALLPVALLAALTAQQTFADGPHLMLDAKAAGVAAAAVALVLRAPFLLVIGVAVAVTAGVRALGG, encoded by the coding sequence ATGACCGTCTGGATCGCGATCGCCGTCACCGCCGTCGGCTGCTACCTCGTCAAGTACCTCGGCCTGTCGGCGCCCGCCGGAGTACTGGAGCGCCCGCTCGTCAAACGGTTGGCCGCACTGCTGCCGGTCGCGCTGCTGGCCGCGCTCACCGCTCAGCAGACATTTGCTGACGGCCCGCACTTGATGCTCGACGCCAAGGCCGCCGGGGTGGCCGCCGCGGCCGTTGCCCTCGTGCTCCGGGCACCGTTCCTCCTGGTCATCGGCGTCGCCGTGGCCGTCACCGCAGGGGTGCGGGCCCTGGGAGGGTGA
- a CDS encoding AzlC family ABC transporter permease codes for MAEQTEIPTTQRAEASPSAPLAKPDSAVIRDALGVGVAVGLSGFAFGVTSAGAGLSLLQTCALSLLVFTGASQFALVGALAAGGNPLTAAAGAFFLGARNAFYGLRLSAVLGYRARIKPFAAHWIIDETSAVTLAQPDRRSARLGFTVTGFTLYTLWNLTTLVGALGAGALGDTDAWGLDAAGPAVFLALLAPKLEDTVERATAGLAVVLVMVTLPLLPTGAPVLVASLAAPAVLLVQGRRERAKQARGTVRPAAAAAPPAPQDGTNESRTAAEEDRG; via the coding sequence GTGGCAGAACAGACAGAGATACCCACCACGCAGCGGGCCGAGGCGTCGCCGTCGGCCCCGCTCGCTAAACCCGACTCCGCCGTCATCAGGGATGCGCTCGGCGTGGGCGTCGCCGTCGGCCTTTCCGGATTCGCCTTCGGTGTGACGTCGGCCGGCGCCGGGCTCAGCCTCCTGCAGACCTGTGCGCTGAGCCTGCTGGTGTTCACCGGGGCCTCGCAGTTCGCCCTGGTCGGCGCGCTGGCGGCGGGCGGCAATCCGCTCACCGCCGCAGCCGGAGCCTTCTTCCTGGGCGCCCGGAACGCCTTCTACGGGCTGCGCCTGTCCGCCGTCCTCGGCTACCGGGCACGGATCAAGCCCTTCGCCGCCCATTGGATCATCGACGAGACGTCCGCCGTCACCCTGGCCCAGCCCGACCGGCGTAGCGCCCGGCTGGGCTTCACCGTCACCGGGTTCACCCTCTACACCTTGTGGAACCTCACCACCCTCGTCGGCGCCCTGGGCGCCGGGGCGCTCGGCGACACCGATGCCTGGGGGCTGGACGCGGCCGGTCCCGCGGTCTTCCTGGCGCTGCTCGCGCCGAAGCTCGAGGACACCGTCGAACGGGCCACGGCCGGTCTCGCCGTGGTGCTGGTCATGGTCACGCTGCCCCTGTTGCCCACCGGCGCCCCCGTGCTGGTCGCCTCGCTCGCCGCCCCCGCCGTCCTCCTGGTACAGGGGCGACGGGAGCGGGCGAAGCAGGCGCGGGGGACGGTGCGGCCCGCCGCTGCCGCCGCGCCGCCCGCGCCCCAGGACGGGACCAACGAGTCCCGCACCGCCGCCGAGGAGGACCGGGGATGA
- a CDS encoding AraC family transcriptional regulator produces the protein MVTVGGQVMGGGVPGAHATPRVRGEWARHWRYAGLPGLDLLRARYVRHSFPRHAHDGFVVCAVTSGVEEVGLRQGTVRAGHGGIIMINPEVAHTARAGAPEGWAYATLYPSSEVVAEIAGETTRLRGTPGFDRTVAQDPHLGRLITEIHRAAEAGNALAADSLLRIVVARLLRRYGGQLPTRTPLGAGARTAARARAVLEESMADPPPLEKLAEELGTSAFALLRAFRDAYGMPPHTWLTDARVRRARRLLEAGSPPAEVAVAVGFTDQPHLNRHFTRIVGVPPGAYRRARSA, from the coding sequence ATGGTCACGGTCGGCGGGCAGGTTATGGGCGGCGGCGTCCCCGGTGCACACGCCACGCCGCGGGTCCGCGGTGAGTGGGCGCGTCACTGGCGCTACGCCGGGCTGCCCGGCCTCGACCTGCTGCGCGCACGTTACGTCCGGCACTCCTTCCCCCGTCATGCGCACGACGGTTTCGTCGTTTGTGCGGTCACCTCCGGCGTCGAGGAGGTGGGACTCCGGCAGGGCACCGTCCGGGCCGGTCACGGCGGCATCATCATGATCAATCCGGAGGTGGCGCACACCGCGCGGGCGGGCGCGCCCGAGGGCTGGGCCTACGCCACGCTCTACCCCTCCTCCGAGGTCGTCGCCGAGATAGCCGGGGAGACCACGAGGCTGCGCGGCACACCGGGATTCGACCGGACGGTGGCCCAGGACCCGCACCTCGGCCGCCTGATCACCGAGATCCACCGGGCCGCCGAAGCCGGCAACGCCCTCGCCGCGGACAGCCTGCTGCGGATCGTCGTCGCCCGGCTGCTGCGCCGCTACGGAGGACAGCTCCCGACGCGTACGCCCCTTGGTGCCGGTGCCCGGACCGCCGCGCGCGCTCGAGCCGTCCTGGAGGAGTCAATGGCCGACCCGCCGCCTCTGGAGAAGCTGGCGGAGGAACTCGGGACCAGCGCGTTCGCGCTGCTGCGCGCCTTCCGGGACGCGTACGGCATGCCACCGCACACCTGGCTCACCGACGCCCGAGTACGCCGGGCCCGCAGGCTGCTGGAAGCGGGCAGCCCACCCGCCGAGGTGGCCGTCGCCGTCGGCTTCACCGACCAGCCGCACCTGAACCGGCACTTCACGCGGATCGTGGGTGTGCCACCCGGCGCGTACCGCAGGGCGCGCTCGGCCTAG
- a CDS encoding Lhr family helicase has product MAKAALDSFSPATRGWFAGAFSAPTAAQEGAWRAIGAGSDVLVVAPTGSGKTLAAFLASLDALASTPPPAEPKKRCRVLYVSPMKALAVDVERNLRSPLTGIRQESVRLGLPEPDIKVAIRSGDTSPAERRSIATRPPDILITTPESLFLMLTSSAREALAGVETVIVDEVHAVAGTKRGAHLALSLERLDELLDRPARRIGLSATVRPVEEVARYLSPRRRVEIVQPPSGKRFDLSVVVPVEDMGELGGSPVQEGDTGEKPSIWPQVEEKIADLVQEHRSTIVFANSRRLAERLCNRLNEIACERSAAAGPGTGDSVPELSEHHSPAELMGGSGAAKGAPAVLARAHHGSVSKEQRAQVEEDLKAGRLPAVVATSSLELGIDMGAVDLVIQVESPPSVASGLQRVGRAGHQVGAVSTGVVFPKYRGDLVQAAVVTERMRSGAIEALRVPANPLDVLAQQLVAMTAMDTWDVEELLAVVRRAAPFAGLPESAFTAVLDMLAGRYPSDAFAELRPRLVWDRVAQTVTGRPGAQRLAVTSGGTIPDRGLFGVFLAGGDSGKGGGGRRVGELDEEMVYESRVGDVFTLGTTSWRIEDITRDRVLVTPAPGVPGRLPFWKGDQLGRPLELGRALGAFLRELGALGPKDAGARLSAAGLDDWAASNVLSYLAEQKQACGHVPDDRTIVVERFRDELGDWRVVIHSPFGAQVHAPWALALGARLTERYGMDAQVMHADDGIVLRLPDADLLGLDLLDGDGGFDPAADPGLAARGTEYDPEQSPVGAADVAFEHGEVDQIVTDQVGGSALFASRFRECAARALLLPRRSPGKRTPLWQQRQRAAQLLQVASEFGSFPIVLEAVRECLQDVFDVPGLSELMGDIEARRVRLVEVTTPEPSPFARSLLFGYVAQFLYEGDSPLAERRAAALSLDSRLLAELLGQAELRELLDAEVLAELERELQWRTDDRRVKDVEGVADVLRLLGPLTDAELAERGAEPAWTRELAAARRAISVRIAGRDHWAAVEDAGRLRDALGTALPVGVPESFTEPVKDPLGDLLSRYARTHGPFTSEQAAARFGLGTAVTDGALHLLAAAGRVVQGEFHPAGIGQEWCDAQVLRRLRRRSLAALREELEPVPPAALAAFLPQWQHISAPRPAAASGVPAPLGGSGHGLRGIDGLVRAVEQLQGAPVPASALEKLVLPSRVGGYTPALLDELTTTGEVLWAGAGALPGKDGWVSLHLADSAPLLLPQPLPLELTALHESLLTALAPGYGLFFRQLADQVRATTHPEATDSHLADALWDLAWSGRLTNDTLAPLRALLGSGRTAGSTAHRARRSVPRGRYGSLTAATGRTGRPTASRSGPPTVGGRWSLLPATEPDPTHRAHALARTLLDRHGIVTRGAVAAEGVEGGFSAAYRVLAAFEESGQARRGYVVEGLGAAQFAMDGAVDRLRAVSTQRERTTEDTLPDGGPAQSRRGGPQRAVVLAAADPANAYGAALSWPEPPEDSAHKPGRKAGSLVVLVDGELTLYLERGGKTLLVWPLGHDPAPTASDPRLRLAVEALTDAARAGALGTLTTERINGTSALTSPYATTLESAGFHPTPRGLRLRG; this is encoded by the coding sequence ATGGCCAAGGCAGCGCTCGACTCGTTCTCTCCCGCGACCCGCGGTTGGTTCGCCGGCGCGTTCAGCGCGCCCACCGCCGCGCAGGAGGGGGCCTGGCGGGCGATCGGCGCGGGCTCCGACGTCCTGGTGGTGGCGCCGACGGGCTCCGGCAAGACCCTCGCCGCCTTCCTCGCGTCGCTGGACGCGCTGGCGAGCACGCCCCCGCCCGCCGAGCCGAAGAAGCGCTGCCGGGTGCTGTACGTCTCCCCGATGAAGGCGCTGGCCGTCGATGTCGAGCGCAATCTGCGCAGTCCGCTGACGGGCATCCGGCAGGAATCGGTCCGCCTCGGGCTGCCGGAGCCGGACATCAAGGTCGCCATCCGTTCCGGCGACACCTCGCCCGCCGAGCGCCGGTCGATCGCCACCCGCCCGCCGGACATCCTCATCACGACCCCCGAGTCGCTGTTTCTGATGCTGACGTCCTCGGCCAGGGAGGCGCTGGCGGGCGTCGAGACGGTGATCGTGGACGAGGTCCATGCCGTGGCCGGCACCAAGCGCGGTGCGCACCTGGCGCTGTCCCTGGAGCGGCTGGACGAGCTCCTGGACCGCCCGGCCCGCAGGATCGGGCTGTCCGCGACGGTGCGGCCGGTGGAGGAGGTGGCGCGCTATCTGTCGCCGCGGCGCCGGGTGGAGATCGTCCAGCCGCCCTCCGGGAAGCGCTTCGACCTCTCGGTGGTCGTCCCGGTGGAGGACATGGGCGAGCTGGGCGGCTCACCGGTCCAGGAGGGCGACACCGGCGAGAAGCCGTCCATCTGGCCCCAGGTCGAGGAGAAGATCGCCGATCTCGTCCAGGAGCATCGCTCCACGATCGTCTTCGCCAACTCCCGCCGGCTGGCGGAACGGCTGTGCAACCGCCTCAACGAAATCGCCTGTGAACGCTCGGCGGCGGCCGGTCCCGGTACCGGCGACTCCGTCCCGGAGCTGTCCGAGCACCACTCCCCCGCGGAGCTGATGGGCGGTTCCGGGGCCGCCAAGGGCGCCCCCGCGGTGCTGGCCCGGGCCCACCACGGCTCCGTGTCCAAGGAGCAGCGCGCCCAGGTGGAGGAGGACTTGAAGGCGGGCCGGCTGCCCGCCGTGGTCGCCACCTCCAGCCTGGAGCTGGGCATCGACATGGGTGCGGTCGATCTGGTCATCCAGGTGGAGTCGCCCCCGTCGGTCGCCTCCGGGCTGCAGCGGGTCGGCCGGGCCGGACACCAGGTCGGCGCGGTCTCGACGGGCGTCGTCTTCCCCAAGTACCGCGGAGATCTGGTGCAGGCCGCCGTGGTCACCGAGCGGATGCGCTCGGGCGCCATCGAGGCGCTGCGAGTGCCGGCCAATCCGCTGGACGTCCTCGCCCAGCAGCTCGTCGCCATGACCGCGATGGACACCTGGGACGTCGAGGAGCTGCTCGCCGTCGTCCGGCGGGCCGCCCCGTTCGCCGGCCTTCCCGAGTCGGCGTTCACCGCCGTACTGGACATGCTCGCCGGCCGCTACCCCTCCGATGCCTTCGCCGAGCTGCGGCCGCGCCTGGTGTGGGACCGCGTGGCGCAGACCGTCACGGGCCGCCCCGGAGCCCAGCGGCTGGCCGTCACCTCCGGCGGCACGATCCCCGACCGCGGCCTGTTCGGCGTCTTCCTGGCGGGCGGCGACTCCGGCAAGGGGGGTGGCGGTCGACGGGTGGGAGAGCTCGACGAGGAGATGGTCTACGAGTCCCGCGTCGGCGATGTCTTCACGCTCGGCACGACGTCCTGGCGCATCGAGGACATCACCCGCGACCGGGTGCTGGTCACCCCCGCCCCCGGCGTACCGGGACGGCTGCCCTTCTGGAAGGGCGACCAGCTGGGCCGCCCCCTCGAACTGGGCCGTGCGCTCGGCGCGTTCCTGCGCGAACTCGGCGCGCTCGGCCCTAAGGACGCCGGGGCCCGGCTGTCCGCCGCCGGTCTGGACGACTGGGCCGCGTCCAATGTGCTGAGCTACCTCGCCGAGCAGAAGCAGGCCTGCGGTCATGTCCCCGACGACCGCACGATCGTCGTGGAGCGGTTCCGTGACGAGCTCGGCGACTGGCGGGTGGTCATCCACTCCCCCTTCGGCGCCCAGGTCCACGCCCCGTGGGCGCTGGCCCTCGGCGCCCGCCTCACCGAGCGCTACGGCATGGACGCCCAGGTGATGCATGCCGACGACGGCATCGTGCTGCGGCTGCCGGACGCCGATCTGCTGGGCCTCGACCTCCTGGACGGCGACGGCGGCTTCGATCCGGCCGCCGATCCGGGCCTGGCCGCCCGCGGCACGGAGTACGACCCCGAGCAGTCCCCCGTGGGGGCGGCCGATGTCGCCTTCGAGCACGGCGAGGTCGACCAGATCGTCACGGACCAGGTGGGCGGCTCCGCGCTCTTCGCCTCCCGGTTCCGGGAATGTGCCGCCCGCGCCCTGCTGCTGCCGCGGCGCAGCCCCGGCAAGCGCACCCCGCTGTGGCAGCAGCGGCAGCGCGCCGCCCAGCTCCTCCAGGTGGCCAGCGAGTTCGGGTCCTTCCCGATCGTGCTGGAGGCCGTCCGCGAGTGCCTCCAGGACGTCTTCGACGTACCGGGCCTGTCGGAGCTGATGGGGGACATCGAGGCGCGCCGGGTCCGCCTCGTGGAGGTCACCACCCCCGAGCCGTCCCCGTTCGCCCGCTCGCTGTTGTTCGGCTATGTCGCCCAGTTCCTGTACGAGGGCGACTCCCCGCTCGCCGAGCGCCGCGCCGCCGCCCTCTCCCTGGACTCCCGGCTGCTGGCCGAGCTGCTGGGCCAGGCCGAGCTGCGCGAGCTGCTGGACGCCGAGGTGCTGGCCGAGCTGGAGCGCGAGCTGCAGTGGCGGACGGACGACCGGCGGGTCAAGGACGTCGAGGGCGTCGCCGACGTCCTGCGGCTGCTGGGACCGCTGACCGACGCCGAGCTCGCCGAGCGCGGCGCGGAGCCGGCCTGGACCAGGGAGCTGGCCGCCGCCCGCCGTGCGATCTCGGTGCGGATCGCCGGGAGGGACCACTGGGCCGCCGTCGAGGACGCCGGCCGGCTCCGCGACGCCCTGGGCACGGCACTGCCGGTCGGCGTGCCCGAGTCGTTCACGGAACCGGTCAAGGACCCGCTGGGCGATCTGCTGTCCCGTTACGCCCGCACCCACGGCCCGTTCACCTCCGAGCAGGCCGCCGCCCGCTTCGGACTCGGCACGGCCGTCACCGACGGCGCGCTGCATCTCCTCGCCGCGGCCGGCCGGGTCGTCCAGGGGGAGTTCCACCCCGCCGGCATCGGCCAGGAGTGGTGCGACGCCCAGGTGCTGCGCAGGCTGCGCCGCCGCTCGCTCGCCGCGCTGCGCGAGGAGCTGGAGCCGGTGCCGCCCGCCGCGCTCGCCGCCTTCCTCCCCCAGTGGCAGCACATCAGCGCCCCCCGCCCCGCGGCGGCGAGCGGGGTGCCCGCACCGCTCGGCGGCTCCGGGCACGGCCTGCGCGGTATCGACGGTCTGGTGCGCGCCGTCGAGCAGCTCCAGGGCGCCCCCGTGCCCGCCTCCGCCCTGGAGAAGCTGGTACTGCCCTCCCGCGTCGGCGGTTACACCCCTGCCCTGCTGGACGAACTCACCACCACCGGCGAGGTGTTGTGGGCCGGCGCCGGCGCGCTCCCCGGCAAGGACGGCTGGGTGTCCCTCCATCTCGCCGACTCCGCCCCGCTCCTGCTGCCGCAGCCCCTCCCGCTGGAACTCACCGCGCTGCACGAGTCGTTGCTGACCGCCCTCGCCCCCGGATACGGCCTGTTCTTCCGCCAGCTCGCCGACCAGGTCCGCGCCACCACCCACCCCGAGGCCACCGACTCCCACCTGGCCGACGCCCTGTGGGACCTGGCCTGGTCGGGCCGGCTGACCAACGACACCCTGGCCCCGCTGCGCGCCCTCCTCGGCTCGGGCCGTACGGCCGGCTCGACCGCCCATCGCGCCCGCCGGTCCGTCCCCCGGGGCAGATACGGCTCGCTGACCGCGGCCACGGGCCGCACCGGCCGTCCCACCGCCTCCCGCTCCGGTCCGCCGACCGTGGGCGGCCGCTGGTCGCTGCTGCCCGCCACCGAGCCGGACCCCACCCACCGCGCCCACGCCCTGGCCCGCACCCTCCTGGACCGGCACGGCATCGTCACCCGCGGCGCGGTCGCCGCCGAGGGCGTCGAGGGCGGGTTCTCCGCCGCGTACCGCGTACTCGCCGCCTTCGAGGAGTCCGGTCAGGCCCGCCGCGGCTATGTGGTCGAGGGCCTGGGCGCCGCCCAGTTCGCGATGGACGGCGCGGTGGACCGGCTGCGCGCGGTCAGCACCCAGCGCGAGCGCACCACCGAGGACACCCTGCCGGACGGCGGCCCGGCGCAGTCCCGGCGCGGCGGCCCGCAGCGCGCCGTCGTCCTGGCCGCCGCCGATCCGGCGAACGCCTACGGCGCCGCCCTGTCCTGGCCCGAACCGCCCGAGGACTCGGCCCACAAACCCGGCCGCAAGGCGGGCTCCCTGGTCGTCCTCGTCGACGGCGAGCTGACGCTCTACCTGGAGCGCGGCGGCAAGACCCTGCTCGTCTGGCCGCTGGGCCACGACCCGGCTCCGACGGCCTCCGACCCCCGCCTCCGGCTCGCCGTCGAGGCACTCACGGATGCCGCCCGTGCCGGCGCCCTGGGCACCCTCACCACCGAACGCATCAACGGCACCTCCGCCCTCACCTCCCCCTACGCCACGACCCTGGAGTCCGCCGGCTTCCACCCGACCCCGAGGGGGCTGCGGCTGCGGGGGTGA
- a CDS encoding Fpg/Nei family DNA glycosylase has product MPEGDTVWRVARRLREALAGRPLTRCDLRTPRLATVDLTGREVLDVVPRGKHLLTRFEGGLTLHSHLRMDGAWQIYAPAERWRGGPAHQIRAILGTTEHTAVGYRLPVLDLLRTRDESRVVGHLGPDLLGPDWDPAQALGRLLSAPERPLGEALLDQRNLAGIGNVYKCELCFLLRASPWTPVGRLPRPERMPALAKKLLEANKHRPARTTTPWGQRPAPFGGRGAARSDRRLWVYGRAGRSCLRCGTAIRSADEDPASEERVTYWCPACQPDRPNAPPTD; this is encoded by the coding sequence ATGCCCGAAGGTGACACCGTCTGGCGCGTGGCCCGGCGGCTCCGCGAAGCGCTGGCCGGCCGCCCGCTGACCCGTTGCGACCTGCGGACCCCGCGGCTCGCGACGGTGGATCTGACCGGCCGAGAGGTGCTGGACGTGGTCCCCCGCGGCAAGCACCTCCTCACCCGCTTCGAGGGCGGTCTCACCCTGCACTCCCATCTGCGGATGGACGGCGCATGGCAGATCTACGCCCCGGCCGAGCGCTGGCGCGGCGGCCCCGCCCACCAGATCCGGGCGATCCTCGGCACCACGGAGCACACCGCCGTCGGCTACCGCCTCCCCGTTCTCGATCTGCTGCGCACCCGCGACGAGTCCCGGGTCGTCGGCCACCTGGGACCCGATCTCCTCGGCCCCGACTGGGACCCGGCCCAGGCCCTCGGCCGGCTGCTCTCCGCCCCGGAGCGGCCCCTCGGCGAGGCCCTGCTCGACCAGCGCAATCTCGCCGGCATCGGCAATGTCTACAAGTGCGAGCTGTGCTTTCTGCTGCGCGCCTCCCCCTGGACCCCGGTGGGCCGGCTGCCCCGGCCCGAGCGCATGCCCGCACTCGCCAAGAAGCTCCTCGAAGCCAACAAGCACCGCCCCGCCCGCACCACCACCCCCTGGGGGCAACGCCCGGCTCCTTTCGGGGGCCGCGGCGCAGCTCGCTCCGACCGCCGCCTGTGGGTCTACGGCCGGGCCGGCCGCTCCTGCCTGCGCTGCGGCACCGCGATCCGCAGCGCCGACGAGGACCCCGCCTCCGAGGAGCGCGTCACCTACTGGTGCCCCGCCTGCCAGCCCGACCGGCCGAACGCCCCGCCCACGGACTGA
- a CDS encoding SDR family NAD(P)-dependent oxidoreductase: MPFTAYDLTGRTAIVTGAASGIGRATAALLAEAGATVHCADLDDQGVKATAAKITAAGGSAHAHHLDVTRRDEIAAVVDAARDATGRLDVMANIAGIMHSSAVLETEDADLDRVWNTNFKGVLYGCQEAARAMIATAVPGSLVNMASGAIDTGAPGLLCYGAAKAAVVQLTRTLATEVGRHGIRVNAVAPGWIRTAMTERHTARAQQQAEGPMIRMSPLGRVGEPEDVAHAVLHLASDASSFMTGQILRPNGGVAMPW, encoded by the coding sequence ATGCCCTTCACGGCGTACGACCTCACGGGCCGCACCGCGATCGTCACCGGCGCGGCCAGCGGAATCGGCCGCGCCACCGCCGCCCTCCTCGCCGAGGCCGGGGCCACCGTCCACTGTGCGGACCTCGACGATCAGGGCGTCAAGGCGACCGCGGCGAAGATCACCGCCGCGGGAGGCTCGGCGCACGCCCACCACCTCGACGTCACCCGGCGCGACGAGATCGCCGCCGTCGTCGACGCCGCCCGCGACGCCACCGGCCGACTCGATGTGATGGCGAACATCGCCGGGATCATGCACTCCTCCGCCGTCCTGGAGACCGAGGACGCGGACCTGGACCGGGTCTGGAACACCAACTTCAAGGGCGTGCTGTACGGCTGCCAGGAGGCCGCCCGTGCGATGATCGCCACCGCCGTCCCGGGCTCCCTCGTGAACATGGCGTCCGGCGCGATCGACACCGGCGCTCCCGGCCTGCTCTGCTACGGCGCCGCCAAGGCCGCCGTCGTCCAGCTCACCAGGACCCTCGCCACGGAAGTGGGCCGGCACGGCATCCGCGTCAACGCCGTCGCCCCGGGCTGGATCCGTACGGCGATGACCGAGCGCCACACCGCCCGGGCCCAGCAGCAGGCGGAGGGGCCGATGATCCGGATGTCGCCGCTGGGGAGGGTGGGAGAGCCCGAGGACGTCGCGCACGCCGTGCTGCACCTGGCGTCGGACGCCTCGTCCTTCATGACCGGTCAGATCCTCCGCCCGAACGGCGGCGTCGCCATGCCGTGGTGA
- a CDS encoding Dps family protein, with the protein MSVVKSTLSDEDRGIVGTALQGALVDLVDLSLVAKQVHWNVVGPRFRSVHLQLDEVVASARQHADTVAERASAIGVSPDGRAVTVAKTSGISEITDGWIKDGDVVRAMVEALSAVIGRMRERIAATADPDPVSQDLFIGLTADLEKHHWMFQAEAH; encoded by the coding sequence ATGTCTGTCGTCAAGAGCACACTGTCCGACGAGGACCGCGGCATCGTCGGCACCGCTCTGCAGGGAGCGCTCGTCGACCTGGTGGACCTCTCCCTCGTCGCGAAGCAGGTGCACTGGAACGTCGTCGGGCCCCGCTTCCGCTCCGTGCACCTGCAGCTCGACGAGGTGGTCGCCAGTGCGCGGCAGCATGCCGACACGGTGGCCGAGCGGGCGTCCGCGATCGGGGTGTCCCCCGACGGGCGGGCGGTCACCGTCGCCAAGACCAGCGGCATCAGCGAGATCACGGACGGCTGGATCAAGGACGGTGATGTGGTGCGGGCGATGGTGGAGGCGCTGAGTGCGGTCATCGGCCGGATGCGCGAGCGGATCGCCGCCACCGCGGACCCGGACCCGGTCAGTCAGGACCTCTTCATCGGGCTGACCGCCGACCTGGAGAAGCACCACTGGATGTTCCAGGCCGAGGCCCACTGA
- a CDS encoding helix-turn-helix domain-containing protein gives MILLRRLLGDVLRRQRQRQGRTLREVSSSARVSLGYLSEVERGQKEASSELLSSICDALDVRMSELMREVSDELALAELAASAAASDPVPAPVRPKLNSVSVTSLAGVPEERVTIKSPADVVDVVAA, from the coding sequence ATGATTCTGCTTCGTCGCCTGCTGGGTGACGTGCTGCGCCGACAGCGTCAGCGCCAGGGCCGAACCCTGCGCGAGGTCTCTTCCTCCGCCCGGGTATCGCTCGGCTATTTGTCCGAGGTGGAGAGGGGGCAGAAGGAGGCTTCCTCCGAACTGCTCTCGTCGATCTGTGACGCGCTGGACGTGCGCATGTCCGAGCTCATGCGGGAGGTCAGCGACGAGCTGGCGCTCGCCGAGCTGGCAGCGTCCGCGGCCGCGAGCGACCCGGTGCCCGCACCGGTGCGGCCGAAGCTCAATTCGGTGTCCGTCACGTCCCTGGCCGGTGTGCCGGAGGAGCGCGTGACCATCAAGTCCCCGGCCGACGTAGTGGATGTCGTCGCGGCCTGA
- a CDS encoding CinA family protein has translation MSGPGSVAAGALELLAGRGQSLAVAESLTGGLVAGALTAVPGASRVVRGSVTAYATDLKREVLGVDGALLAARGAVDGEVARQMAGGVRRVLGADWGIATTGVAGPDPQDGYPVGTVFVAVQGPGGAGRVRRLALEGGRDRIRLDTIDAVLAMLLSELTENTRAQDTEQHGGNGCLQP, from the coding sequence GTGAGCGGGCCGGGTTCTGTCGCGGCCGGGGCGCTGGAGCTGCTCGCCGGGCGTGGGCAGAGCCTGGCGGTGGCCGAATCACTGACCGGCGGACTGGTGGCGGGCGCACTGACCGCCGTCCCCGGTGCCTCACGGGTCGTCCGGGGCTCGGTCACGGCGTACGCCACCGACCTCAAGCGGGAGGTACTGGGCGTGGACGGCGCCCTGCTGGCCGCGCGCGGGGCCGTGGACGGCGAGGTCGCACGGCAGATGGCGGGCGGTGTGCGGCGAGTGCTGGGCGCCGACTGGGGCATCGCCACCACGGGCGTGGCCGGCCCCGATCCTCAGGACGGGTATCCGGTGGGCACCGTCTTCGTGGCGGTCCAGGGGCCGGGCGGTGCCGGGCGGGTGCGGCGGCTGGCACTGGAAGGCGGTCGTGACCGGATCCGGCTGGACACCATTGACGCCGTGCTCGCAATGCTGTTGAGCGAACTGACAGAAAATACGCGGGCACAGGATACGGAACAACACGGGGGGAATGGATGTTTGCAGCCCTGA